A window of Aeromicrobium sp. Root236 contains these coding sequences:
- a CDS encoding putative Ig domain-containing protein gives MSASSRRAIKRPLAAVTVALTALTASLLVASPASAAGPWYVAPNGSNLASCTSPATACASIAGVLGKGGFVSGDTINVAAGTYTGITTFAAKGAKVVGTGSVVLDGNNAGSTIAATGAAPVTLTNLTIRGGLNNSTFGGGLRVQAGTTVTTNDVTITANKSSLGAGAVVYAGGSLTMNGGAVTSNTGASSGGGLYVAGTAKLTGVDVRSNSAVSGGGATVAGGGALTVTNGSISQNTATAGALAQGWGGGVNVVGKTASAAAGILDITGTTLDDNTAAGSANGVSGLGGGVFTSGTTTIKNASMTGNRATGTGASSGYGGGIYHGGAAPAVPLLTLTGTTIAGGGASSNAVAGGGIAATSTFQATGLTLSRNTAQFGGGLYTTAPDTTLNSSTLNLNQATHASAGVGGGVWAARPSAATTSTLTLDDTVVSNNSSAVYGGGLALGGGVTTEVRHGSSIENNTAVVGGGVYTSGDTTIRSSAVRSNSASFQGGGLYNGSTAGSDTPKLGLAGAEVTNNTAASGGGGVVTVKNATLTSNGGHIDGNTAIGGGGVLVGDGAPATFDGTDFRDNTASNLGGGAMLNSGVTAISHATISGNHAAHTTGTTGLGAGVYSGSNTANASTKLTIRSSTISGNDAYGASALLTYSPGSGATNTATIDNSTITGNTSTTVIGAIEQAHPLTITRSTITDNTAASGGTGSLYLLAPSQVGIAGTIISGNSGPECSGAVTDGGRNLSDPSDASCGFTPAKNDVAAAPQLGALVDNGGPTRTRLPAPASPALDRIPAGTSTGLTDAVSGNPVTLCASGGTDQRDIARPQGAKCDIGAVEVQQVTPTVTGPESADYTIGSAGAPVTFTSAGTPQATLSQTGDLPAGVTFHDNGDGTATLSGTPTSGPGGIFTITVSATNEAGTGTTTFHLKLHEAPKLTGPSASTYTVGQAGGPDLFEQISGYPSATLGTTSQLPAGVQFTPQDGGKGTISGTPQNGTGGVYDITITGDNGTPPPATWPFTLTVNEAPSLDGPASATFTVGTAGTSSAFTTTGFPKPTLTASGLPSGLSLNGTGTAKITGTPADSTGGEYDVTVKATNGVGDDATRGVHVVVKEAPELDGPTDARLVAGSSGSVVFSSDGYPVAELTSTGTLPDGLSFVDHGNGTASITGTPTDGAVGTYAITVRASNGVAPDSVIHLTLEIVPHVSISTGSLPDAAYHTTYTGTIAATGGQPPYDFSLESGSLPAGLTLHSDGTITGSATGPLGTSTFTVKVTDGENPAKSDTRELSIKVVKGATTLTVEPVVLSTSASSSSANVNLNVGVVKAKLTGGWPAEPIAGQTINFKTVLANVCTGTTGSDGKVTCTMSVVATTLVVLNLGATATYDGNAVWNPSSQFAVLAGPAVL, from the coding sequence GTGTCCGCTTCCTCCCGTCGCGCCATCAAGCGCCCGCTCGCGGCGGTCACCGTCGCGCTCACCGCCCTGACCGCCTCCCTTCTCGTCGCCTCACCCGCGTCCGCGGCAGGGCCGTGGTACGTGGCGCCGAACGGCAGCAACCTCGCCAGCTGCACCTCGCCAGCCACCGCGTGCGCCAGCATCGCCGGCGTCCTCGGCAAGGGCGGGTTCGTCAGCGGTGACACGATCAACGTCGCCGCCGGTACGTACACCGGGATCACGACGTTCGCCGCCAAGGGCGCGAAGGTCGTGGGCACCGGCAGCGTCGTGCTCGACGGCAACAACGCCGGCTCCACGATCGCGGCCACCGGCGCCGCCCCGGTCACGCTGACCAACCTGACGATCAGGGGCGGCTTGAACAACTCGACGTTCGGCGGCGGCCTCCGGGTCCAGGCCGGCACGACGGTCACGACGAACGACGTGACGATCACCGCCAACAAGAGCTCGCTCGGTGCCGGGGCTGTCGTGTACGCCGGGGGATCGCTGACGATGAACGGTGGCGCGGTCACCAGCAACACCGGGGCATCCAGCGGTGGCGGTCTGTACGTCGCCGGGACGGCGAAGCTGACCGGCGTCGACGTGCGCTCCAACAGCGCGGTGTCCGGCGGCGGAGCGACAGTGGCCGGCGGCGGCGCATTGACCGTCACCAACGGCTCGATCAGCCAGAACACGGCAACGGCCGGAGCGCTGGCCCAGGGCTGGGGCGGCGGCGTCAACGTCGTTGGCAAGACCGCTTCCGCGGCCGCCGGCATCCTGGACATCACGGGCACGACGCTCGACGACAACACCGCGGCGGGCAGCGCCAACGGTGTCTCGGGCCTCGGCGGAGGCGTGTTCACCTCAGGCACCACGACGATCAAGAACGCGTCGATGACCGGCAACCGGGCGACCGGTACGGGCGCGTCCTCCGGGTACGGCGGCGGCATCTATCACGGCGGAGCGGCTCCGGCGGTTCCCTTGCTGACGTTGACCGGCACGACCATTGCCGGTGGAGGCGCGAGCAGCAACGCCGTGGCCGGAGGCGGCATCGCGGCGACATCAACCTTCCAGGCGACCGGTCTGACGTTGTCGCGCAACACGGCGCAGTTCGGTGGCGGTCTCTACACGACCGCCCCGGACACGACGCTCAACTCGAGCACCCTGAACCTCAACCAGGCGACGCACGCGAGCGCCGGCGTCGGTGGTGGCGTCTGGGCGGCCCGGCCGTCTGCCGCCACCACGAGCACACTGACCCTCGACGACACGGTCGTCTCCAACAACTCGTCGGCCGTCTACGGCGGCGGTCTCGCCCTCGGCGGTGGCGTGACGACCGAGGTACGACACGGCTCTTCCATCGAGAACAACACCGCGGTGGTCGGTGGCGGCGTCTACACCTCGGGCGACACCACGATCCGCTCGTCCGCTGTCCGGTCCAACTCGGCGTCGTTCCAGGGCGGCGGGCTCTACAACGGCTCGACTGCCGGAAGTGACACCCCGAAGCTGGGCCTTGCCGGCGCCGAGGTCACCAACAACACTGCAGCCAGCGGGGGAGGCGGCGTCGTCACGGTCAAGAACGCGACGCTGACGTCCAATGGGGGACACATCGACGGCAACACGGCGATCGGCGGCGGCGGCGTGCTGGTCGGCGACGGCGCACCTGCGACGTTCGACGGCACCGACTTCCGCGACAACACCGCCTCCAACCTCGGCGGCGGCGCGATGCTCAACAGCGGCGTGACCGCGATATCGCACGCCACGATCAGCGGCAACCACGCTGCGCACACGACCGGCACCACGGGGTTGGGCGCCGGCGTCTACAGCGGCTCCAACACCGCCAACGCATCGACCAAGCTGACGATCCGTTCGAGCACGATCTCGGGCAACGACGCGTACGGCGCATCGGCTCTGCTGACCTACTCACCCGGATCAGGAGCGACGAACACCGCCACGATCGACAACAGCACGATCACGGGCAACACCAGCACCACCGTGATCGGAGCGATCGAGCAGGCCCACCCGTTGACGATCACCCGCAGCACGATCACCGACAACACCGCGGCGAGCGGCGGCACCGGCTCGCTCTACCTGCTGGCACCGTCGCAGGTCGGCATCGCCGGAACGATCATCTCCGGCAACTCCGGGCCCGAGTGCTCGGGCGCGGTGACTGACGGCGGACGCAACCTGAGCGATCCCTCAGACGCGAGCTGTGGCTTCACCCCGGCCAAGAACGACGTCGCCGCAGCTCCGCAGCTGGGAGCGCTCGTCGACAACGGCGGACCGACTCGTACGCGTCTCCCGGCACCGGCGAGCCCGGCGCTCGACCGCATCCCGGCCGGCACGTCGACCGGTCTCACCGACGCGGTGTCCGGCAACCCCGTCACGCTCTGCGCATCCGGCGGCACGGACCAGCGCGACATTGCTCGCCCCCAGGGCGCCAAGTGCGACATCGGCGCGGTCGAGGTCCAGCAGGTCACCCCGACGGTCACCGGTCCTGAGAGCGCGGACTACACGATCGGCAGCGCTGGCGCGCCGGTCACGTTCACCTCGGCCGGCACGCCCCAGGCGACGCTCAGCCAGACCGGGGACCTACCTGCGGGTGTCACGTTCCACGACAACGGCGACGGCACCGCGACGCTGTCGGGCACACCGACGTCAGGGCCCGGCGGCATCTTCACGATCACCGTGTCGGCCACCAACGAGGCCGGCACCGGCACGACGACCTTCCACCTCAAGCTGCACGAGGCGCCGAAGCTGACCGGCCCCTCCGCCTCGACCTACACCGTCGGACAGGCAGGCGGTCCCGACCTGTTCGAGCAGATCTCGGGCTACCCGTCGGCGACGCTCGGCACCACGAGCCAGCTCCCGGCGGGCGTGCAGTTCACGCCGCAGGACGGCGGCAAGGGCACGATCAGCGGGACACCTCAGAACGGCACCGGCGGCGTCTACGACATCACCATCACCGGCGACAACGGCACTCCGCCGCCGGCGACCTGGCCGTTCACGCTGACCGTCAACGAGGCGCCGTCGCTCGACGGACCCGCCTCCGCGACCTTCACGGTCGGCACCGCCGGCACCTCGAGTGCGTTCACCACGACGGGCTTCCCGAAGCCGACGCTGACCGCGAGCGGCCTGCCGAGCGGCCTGTCGCTCAACGGCACCGGAACCGCGAAGATCACCGGCACCCCCGCCGACAGCACAGGCGGCGAGTACGACGTCACGGTCAAGGCCACGAACGGTGTCGGTGACGATGCCACGCGCGGCGTCCACGTCGTCGTCAAGGAGGCCCCGGAGCTCGACGGGCCGACCGACGCGCGACTCGTCGCCGGCTCCAGCGGCTCCGTCGTGTTCTCCAGCGACGGCTACCCGGTTGCTGAGCTGACGTCGACCGGCACGCTGCCGGACGGGCTCTCGTTCGTCGACCACGGCAACGGCACCGCCTCGATCACCGGCACCCCGACCGACGGCGCCGTCGGAACGTACGCGATCACGGTCCGGGCGAGCAACGGCGTCGCCCCGGACTCGGTCATCCACCTGACGCTCGAGATCGTGCCGCACGTCTCGATCAGCACCGGCTCGCTGCCCGACGCGGCGTACCACACGACGTACACGGGGACGATTGCCGCGACCGGTGGTCAGCCCCCGTACGACTTCTCGCTGGAGAGCGGTTCGCTGCCCGCCGGACTGACGTTGCACTCCGACGGCACGATCACCGGCTCGGCGACCGGACCGCTCGGCACCTCGACGTTCACGGTCAAGGTCACCGATGGGGAGAATCCGGCCAAGTCGGACACCCGTGAGCTCTCGATCAAGGTCGTGAAGGGTGCGACGACGCTGACCGTCGAGCCTGTGGTGCTCAGCACGAGCGCCTCGAGCTCGTCGGCGAACGTCAACCTCAACGTCGGCGTCGTCAAGGCGAAGCTCACGGGCGGCTGGCCGGCCGAGCCGATCGCCGGCCAGACGATCAACTTCAAGACCGTGCTGGCGAACGTCTGCACCGGCACGACGGGCAGCGACGGCAAGGTGACGTGCACGATGTCGGTCGTGGCGACGACGCTGGTCGTGCTCAACCTCGGCGCCACCGCGACGTACGACGGCAATGCGGTCTGGAACCCGTCGAGCCAGTTCGCCGTGCTGGCCGGCCCGGCGGTGCTGTGA
- a CDS encoding cupin domain-containing protein translates to MPTPALDLLSGDAQTFVSKVWASQVHLHRADPAELIGLLSLDDVDTLLTSSAIRTPSIRLAQDGSVLPESAYTRSATLAGKPLSGLVDARKALALFDGGATIVFQGLHRYWPPLTRLVAELELDLGHPCQANAYLTPPGSQGFAVHSDSHDVFVFQTAGSKQWEVHGPDGVDDVLLEPGLSMYLPTGTPHAARAQDTVSLHVTIGINQLTWRGLVERSLADVVRQTPDEHLPAGYLDEPAELSEELARRLESLADQIRAVDTTAAVEAEVRRFLTSRSPRLEGGLHDVLALGAIDDHTPLRRRAGHPCVLLSRDDRITVLLGDRSIDMPGWLQPAMEELRARRELVPHDLAAHLDPQSRVVLCRRLVREGLLEVSR, encoded by the coding sequence GTGCCCACGCCCGCGCTCGACCTGCTGAGCGGTGACGCCCAGACCTTCGTGTCGAAGGTCTGGGCGTCGCAGGTGCACCTGCATCGAGCCGATCCGGCCGAGCTGATCGGTCTGCTGTCGCTGGACGACGTCGACACCCTGCTCACGTCCTCCGCCATCCGCACGCCCTCGATCCGGCTGGCCCAGGACGGCTCCGTCCTGCCCGAGTCGGCCTACACCCGCAGCGCCACCCTGGCCGGCAAACCGTTGAGCGGGCTGGTCGACGCCCGCAAGGCCTTGGCCCTGTTCGACGGCGGCGCCACGATCGTCTTCCAAGGCTTGCACCGCTACTGGCCGCCGCTCACCCGGCTCGTCGCCGAGCTCGAGCTCGATCTCGGCCACCCGTGCCAGGCCAACGCCTATCTCACTCCCCCGGGGTCGCAAGGCTTCGCCGTGCACAGCGACTCGCACGACGTCTTCGTCTTCCAGACGGCCGGCTCGAAGCAGTGGGAGGTCCACGGGCCCGACGGCGTCGATGACGTCCTCCTCGAGCCGGGGCTGTCGATGTACCTGCCCACCGGCACACCGCACGCGGCCCGCGCGCAGGACACCGTCTCCCTGCACGTCACGATCGGCATCAACCAGCTGACCTGGCGAGGGCTGGTCGAGCGCAGCCTCGCCGACGTCGTGCGCCAGACCCCTGACGAGCACCTGCCCGCCGGCTACCTCGACGAGCCGGCTGAGCTCTCCGAAGAACTGGCTCGCCGACTCGAGTCGCTCGCCGACCAGATCCGCGCTGTCGACACGACCGCAGCGGTCGAGGCCGAGGTGCGTCGCTTCCTCACCAGCCGCAGCCCGCGGCTCGAGGGCGGCCTGCACGACGTCCTCGCTCTCGGCGCGATCGACGACCACACCCCCTTGCGGCGCCGCGCCGGGCACCCGTGCGTGCTGCTCTCGCGGGACGACCGGATCACCGTGCTGCTCGGTGACCGCTCCATCGACATGCCCGGGTGGTTGCAGCCGGCCATGGAGGAGCTGCGCGCACGACGCGAGCTGGTCCCGCATGACCTCGCCGCGCACCTCGACCCGCAGAGCCGCGTGGTGCTCTGTCGCCGCCTGGTCCGAGAAGGGCTCCTCGAGGTCTCTCGGTGA
- a CDS encoding sucrase ferredoxin — protein MTSRDPAFRCAVASEQRDEPMTGTASTVRAFLLVEHAGPWGVNALRDARLPDGLGESLTRAAAAAKVRPLLIRRPDRRDTSEAIRVFAAFAHPARSWTETTQLTDPHQLLGLDLAALGAGRSMGLTPYDGTLLCVCTHGRHDACCAERGRPVAAALGAAFPEETWEVSHIGGDRYAGNMLVLPQGLYYGRLDADSAVQVAEAHAAGDLDLGHLRGRSSYAMPVQFAELALRRHLGETREDAVRLVSRQRSGDLTDATFAVDDEQWMLQVRTAPGAELLQLTCRATRDNPVPAHEIVSISRLGG, from the coding sequence GTGACCTCGCGCGACCCGGCCTTCCGCTGCGCAGTCGCCAGCGAGCAGCGCGACGAGCCGATGACCGGCACGGCCTCGACCGTTCGCGCGTTCCTGCTGGTCGAGCACGCCGGTCCCTGGGGCGTCAACGCGCTGCGCGACGCGCGCCTGCCCGACGGGCTGGGTGAGTCGCTCACGCGGGCCGCAGCGGCTGCCAAGGTCCGCCCACTGCTCATACGCCGACCTGATCGCCGCGACACCTCCGAGGCCATCAGGGTCTTCGCGGCGTTCGCTCACCCCGCACGCTCATGGACCGAGACGACCCAACTGACCGATCCTCACCAGCTGCTCGGCCTCGACCTTGCGGCGCTGGGTGCCGGCCGATCCATGGGCCTGACGCCGTACGACGGGACGCTCCTGTGCGTGTGCACCCACGGCCGCCACGACGCCTGCTGCGCCGAGCGCGGCCGTCCGGTGGCTGCGGCCCTGGGTGCCGCCTTCCCCGAGGAGACCTGGGAGGTCTCGCACATCGGCGGCGACCGCTACGCGGGCAACATGCTGGTGCTCCCCCAGGGCCTCTACTACGGGCGTCTGGACGCCGATTCGGCCGTGCAGGTCGCCGAGGCGCACGCCGCCGGCGACCTCGACCTCGGTCACCTGCGTGGCCGCTCCTCGTACGCGATGCCGGTGCAGTTCGCCGAGCTGGCCCTGCGCAGGCATCTGGGTGAGACCCGTGAGGACGCCGTACGGCTGGTGTCCCGCCAGCGATCCGGTGATCTGACCGACGCGACGTTCGCCGTCGACGACGAACAGTGGATGTTGCAGGTGCGCACAGCGCCAGGCGCCGAGCTGCTCCAGCTCACGTGCCGGGCGACCCGCGACAATCCTGTGCCTGCCCACGAGATCGTGTCGATCAGCCGTCTCGGCGGCTGA
- a CDS encoding CHAP domain-containing protein produces the protein MNAVRKVTLALAAVLFGSLLVAAPSSAATPKPTSTICKGFSACESAGRSTHGYAPVYKQSYWYMLTGHNCTNYVAYRLTHNGRMTSRPEGTDDGGTWGTQAAKVGIPVATTPKVGDIAWWPRNYHGVGSLGHVAYVERVYSDGSVLISEDSYQDTFYYKRVYRGNAYWPKGFIRYPSADGSPTGRFSATATNRPGDDNLTIKTSGFVTDPDVVVADPTVARESLRVEIIGIEGTSLQWSKTYANSVYAYWNQPFSVPQGVYTVTYTALNENLGSDTVLGTKTVRVSDPTKTTMSVTDYDYRYGGRPYVKGTVANTADPTEVYPVGTVTVKDGTKVLTTKTITAASKGVMASYRLPSLSKGKHTIRVSFVPASSAFKSSTAYKYVTVH, from the coding sequence ATGAACGCCGTCCGCAAGGTCACGCTCGCGCTGGCTGCTGTGCTGTTCGGCTCCCTGCTGGTGGCCGCTCCGTCCTCCGCCGCCACGCCCAAGCCGACCTCGACCATCTGCAAGGGCTTCTCCGCGTGCGAGAGCGCGGGGCGCTCCACCCACGGCTACGCGCCGGTCTACAAGCAGAGCTATTGGTACATGCTGACCGGCCACAACTGCACCAACTACGTTGCCTATCGCCTGACCCACAACGGTCGGATGACCTCGCGTCCCGAGGGCACCGACGACGGCGGGACGTGGGGCACGCAGGCAGCCAAGGTGGGCATCCCCGTGGCCACCACACCCAAGGTCGGGGACATCGCATGGTGGCCTCGCAACTACCACGGCGTCGGCTCCCTCGGTCACGTGGCGTACGTCGAGAGGGTCTACTCGGACGGCTCGGTGCTCATCAGCGAGGACTCGTACCAGGACACCTTCTACTACAAGCGCGTCTATCGTGGGAACGCCTACTGGCCCAAGGGCTTCATCCGCTACCCCTCCGCCGATGGCTCGCCCACGGGCCGCTTCTCGGCCACCGCCACCAACCGCCCCGGCGACGACAACCTGACCATCAAGACCTCCGGCTTCGTCACCGACCCGGACGTGGTGGTCGCTGACCCCACCGTCGCCCGCGAGAGCCTTCGCGTGGAGATCATCGGCATCGAGGGCACGTCGTTGCAGTGGTCCAAGACCTACGCGAACAGCGTCTACGCCTACTGGAACCAGCCCTTCTCCGTCCCCCAAGGCGTCTACACCGTGACGTACACGGCACTGAACGAGAACCTCGGCTCCGACACCGTCCTGGGAACCAAGACGGTGCGGGTCAGCGATCCGACCAAGACCACGATGAGCGTCACCGACTACGACTACCGCTACGGCGGTCGTCCGTACGTCAAGGGCACCGTCGCCAACACCGCCGACCCGACCGAGGTCTACCCGGTCGGCACGGTGACGGTCAAGGACGGGACCAAGGTGCTGACCACCAAGACGATCACGGCAGCCAGCAAGGGCGTCATGGCCTCGTACCGCCTGCCGAGTCTGTCCAAGGGCAAGCACACCATCCGGGTCTCGTTCGTCCCGGCGTCGTCTGCGTTCAAGTCCTCGACGGCCTACAAGTACGTCACCGTGCACTAG
- a CDS encoding DMT family transporter yields MPSPRDHGFRNVGVQAALLSAALFGAGTPLAGELLGGGTSPWLLAGLLYCGSGLGLMLYRLARRAPRVRLAEGEWVPLAGAVLFGGMLAPVLLMLGLTSLPSSAAALLLNAEGVFTALIAWFVFRENFDRRIALGMVAISAGAVVLSARGGTESGSAWASLAVLGACLCWGLDNNLTRKVALNDAIWLAAVKGGVAGPVNLLLALSIGSQSLPGVPDVIGALTVGFFAYGVSLALFIYAMRHVGTARAGAYFTVAPFFGALLAIALGDAITWPLVVAGLLMGIGVSMHLAERHEHTHTHDAIQHDHGHTHDDLHHDHEHDGPVTPGFRHKHSHSHEATTHAHEHYPDAHHRHQH; encoded by the coding sequence ATGCCGTCCCCACGCGATCACGGGTTCAGGAACGTCGGTGTGCAGGCGGCTCTGCTGTCAGCTGCTCTGTTCGGTGCGGGCACCCCGCTTGCCGGGGAACTGCTCGGCGGGGGCACGAGCCCGTGGCTGCTCGCTGGCCTGCTCTACTGCGGGTCCGGACTCGGACTGATGCTCTATCGGCTGGCCCGTCGTGCCCCGAGAGTCCGGCTGGCAGAGGGAGAGTGGGTGCCGCTGGCTGGTGCCGTGCTCTTCGGCGGCATGCTCGCCCCGGTGCTGCTCATGCTCGGGCTGACGAGCCTCCCTTCGTCGGCAGCCGCGCTGCTTCTGAATGCAGAAGGTGTCTTCACGGCGCTCATTGCCTGGTTCGTGTTCCGCGAGAACTTCGACCGCCGCATCGCTCTGGGGATGGTGGCCATCAGTGCGGGGGCCGTGGTGCTGAGCGCACGCGGGGGCACCGAGTCCGGTAGCGCGTGGGCATCCCTTGCGGTGCTCGGCGCGTGCCTGTGCTGGGGGCTGGACAACAACCTCACCCGCAAGGTCGCTCTGAACGACGCGATCTGGCTGGCCGCCGTGAAGGGTGGCGTGGCAGGGCCGGTGAACCTACTGCTCGCCCTCAGCATCGGCAGTCAATCTCTCCCCGGTGTCCCTGACGTCATCGGAGCGCTGACCGTCGGGTTCTTCGCCTACGGGGTGAGCCTGGCCCTGTTCATCTACGCCATGCGCCACGTCGGGACCGCGCGGGCTGGCGCGTACTTCACCGTCGCTCCGTTCTTCGGCGCTCTGCTCGCCATCGCGCTCGGGGATGCGATCACGTGGCCTCTTGTCGTCGCCGGACTGCTCATGGGGATCGGCGTCTCGATGCACCTGGCCGAACGCCACGAGCACACTCACACCCACGATGCGATTCAGCACGACCATGGGCACACGCACGACGATCTGCACCACGACCACGAGCATGACGGCCCTGTCACACCCGGGTTCCGGCACAAGCACTCTCATTCTCACGAGGCGACGACACACGCGCACGAGCACTACCCGGACGCGCACCACCGACACCAGCACTAG
- the der gene encoding ribosome biogenesis GTPase Der: protein MADVVPVLAVIGRPNVGKSTLVNRIIGRREAVVEDVPGVTRDRVSYDAHWNGRAFTVVDTGGWDPDARGLAERIAAQAEIAIQVADAVLFVVDATVGITDVDEKVVRILRAAKKPVVLAANKVDDQRTEAEAAGLWNLGLGEPYPVSALHGRGSGDMLDAVLEALPSPPPEDFDAPQGPRRVAIVGKPNVGKSSLLNRLAGEERVVVDDASGTTVDPVDEIVTLGGRTWNFIDTAGIRRRVRDASGHEYYASLRTSSAIDRAEVAVVIIDGSQPLTEQDTRIISSVAEAGRALIVAFNKWDLVDEERRYYLEREIERELVQVPWAPTINITARTGWHIDRLVRALDAALEGWETRVTTGALNAFLGRLVAEHPHPVRGGKQPKIMFGTQASTAPPTFVLFTSGKLEASYMRFIERRLREEFGFVGSPIHLQQRPRKKRERR from the coding sequence ATGGCTGACGTTGTACCCGTTCTCGCTGTGATCGGGCGCCCCAACGTCGGCAAGTCGACCCTGGTCAACCGCATCATCGGTCGCCGGGAGGCTGTCGTCGAGGACGTGCCCGGCGTGACCCGTGACCGCGTCTCGTACGACGCGCACTGGAACGGTCGCGCGTTCACGGTCGTCGACACCGGCGGCTGGGACCCCGACGCCCGCGGCCTGGCCGAGCGCATCGCGGCACAGGCCGAGATCGCGATCCAGGTCGCCGACGCCGTGCTGTTCGTCGTCGACGCGACGGTCGGCATCACGGACGTCGACGAGAAGGTCGTCCGCATCCTGCGCGCCGCCAAGAAGCCGGTCGTGCTGGCCGCCAACAAGGTCGACGACCAGCGCACCGAGGCCGAGGCCGCCGGGCTGTGGAACCTGGGGCTCGGTGAGCCCTATCCCGTCTCGGCGCTGCACGGCCGCGGGAGCGGCGACATGCTCGACGCCGTGCTCGAGGCTCTGCCCAGCCCGCCGCCCGAGGACTTCGACGCACCGCAGGGCCCTCGCCGGGTCGCGATCGTCGGCAAGCCCAACGTCGGCAAGTCGAGCCTGCTCAACCGGCTCGCGGGCGAGGAGCGGGTCGTCGTCGACGATGCCTCGGGCACCACGGTCGACCCGGTCGACGAGATCGTGACGCTGGGCGGCCGCACCTGGAACTTCATCGACACCGCGGGCATCCGCCGGCGTGTACGCGATGCGTCCGGCCACGAGTACTACGCCAGCCTCCGCACGAGCTCGGCGATCGACCGGGCCGAGGTCGCGGTCGTGATCATCGACGGCAGCCAGCCGCTCACCGAGCAGGACACCCGCATCATCAGCTCGGTCGCCGAGGCGGGCCGCGCGCTCATCGTCGCGTTCAACAAGTGGGACCTCGTCGACGAGGAGCGCCGCTACTACCTCGAGCGCGAGATCGAGCGAGAGCTCGTCCAGGTGCCGTGGGCGCCGACGATCAACATCACCGCGCGCACCGGCTGGCACATCGACCGGCTCGTACGCGCGCTGGACGCCGCGCTCGAGGGCTGGGAGACGCGCGTGACCACGGGCGCCCTCAACGCGTTCCTCGGTCGTCTCGTCGCGGAACACCCGCACCCGGTGCGCGGCGGCAAGCAGCCCAAGATCATGTTCGGCACGCAGGCGTCGACGGCTCCGCCGACGTTCGTGCTGTTCACCTCGGGCAAGCTCGAGGCGTCCTACATGCGGTTCATCGAGCGTCGGCTCCGCGAGGAGTTCGGCTTCGTGGGGTCGCCGATCCACCTGCAGCAGCGTCCGCGCAAGAAGCGTGAGCGCCGCTGA
- a CDS encoding 1-acyl-sn-glycerol-3-phosphate acyltransferase — protein MSSDGLPERGLRLVRRLARGHFRRRWDIREHGLEHVARTGPVILASNHIGWLDGPLLFITAPRPPHALVKEEEFHGRTGRLLTFVGQIKVSRTRNDTGAVRRSVQALAAGQVVLIYPEATRGNGEFDAFKNGVAYLALVSGAPVVPIAIFGTRQPGETADVHPAKGARLDIVYGEPIQLPMQVWPRDRGTMADAGDRIHDHLRAHVSRAKSLLKRGLPGPLPTGSTDG, from the coding sequence ATGAGCTCCGACGGGCTGCCCGAGCGCGGGCTGCGCCTCGTACGCCGTCTGGCGCGCGGGCACTTCCGGCGGCGCTGGGACATCCGCGAGCACGGCCTCGAGCACGTCGCGCGCACGGGCCCGGTCATCCTCGCGAGCAACCACATCGGCTGGCTTGACGGGCCGCTGTTGTTCATCACCGCCCCGCGACCGCCTCATGCGCTGGTCAAGGAGGAGGAGTTCCACGGTCGTACGGGCCGGCTGTTGACGTTCGTCGGCCAGATCAAGGTCAGTCGGACCCGCAACGACACCGGCGCGGTCCGCCGTTCGGTGCAGGCCCTGGCCGCCGGCCAGGTCGTGCTGATCTATCCCGAGGCGACGCGTGGCAACGGCGAGTTCGACGCGTTCAAGAACGGGGTGGCCTATCTGGCGCTGGTCTCCGGCGCACCTGTCGTGCCGATCGCGATCTTCGGGACCCGGCAGCCGGGTGAGACCGCGGACGTGCACCCGGCCAAGGGTGCGCGCCTCGACATCGTCTACGGAGAGCCGATCCAGCTGCCGATGCAGGTCTGGCCGCGAGATCGTGGGACAATGGCAGACGCCGGTGATCGGATCCACGATCACCTGCGTGCTCATGTCTCCCGGGCCAAGTCACTGCTCAAGCGTGGCCTTCCCGGCCCCCTCCCGACAGGATCCACCGATGGCTGA